Below is a genomic region from Salmo salar chromosome ssa11, Ssal_v3.1, whole genome shotgun sequence.
cacccctcatagcctggttcctctttaggtttcttcctaggttttttcctttctagggagtttttcctagccaccatgcttctacacctgcattgcttgctgtttggggttttaggctgggtttctgtacagcactttgagatatcagctgatgtaagaagggctatataaataaattagatttgatttagaAAGGGTCACTTGGGAAATAACACgtgaagaaacagagagagagtttatTTAGATGAAGAGATCAATTCAACAACTGGCTCTGGTCTACTTAAAGGCCCATTCCTCTCCATGTTGTAGTACTCACACGACTTCCTGTTGAGGCGGGAGCGTTTGCGTGTCTTGGGGCTGGACGGCCTCTCTGTGGGGTTCCTGGTAACAGACTTGACTAGGCGATCCATGATCTCATCCGTAGCATCATCCTGGGAGCTGGCACTGTCCTCTTTGGCCACAGACATCTGGGATGGAGAAACTGGGCCTAGACCTGGGGACGaaatcaaatccaactttatttaAAATGGGGacgaaatcaaatcaaactttatttaaaatgGGGacgaaatcaaatcaaacttttaaacacacacagttgaagaagtttacaaacaccttagccaaatacatttaaactcagtttttcacaattcctgatatttaatcctagtaaaaattccctatcttatGTCTGTTAGGAtcactagtctaaagaaggccagtttaattgcttctttaaatcagaacaacagttttcagctgtgctaacataattgcaaaagggttttctaatgattaattagccttttaaaatgataaacttggattagctaacacaacgtgccattggaacacaggagtgatggttgctgataatgggcctctgtacgccaatgtagatattccatgacaaaaaaatcagccgtttccagctacaatagtcatttacaacattaacaatgtctacactgtatttctgatcaatttgatgtcatttaaaaaaatgggcacatttttttgttgcttttctttcataaacaaggacgtttctaagtgaccccaaacttttcaacggtcgtatatatatatatatatatatataaccctccAGAGACTGCTGGGATGCAGAGATTTATTATGTTTCATTATGCCTGAAATACCAACCCATTCCTGGGTTAGCACCATGTTAGCAGACAGAGGTCCTGCTGGGtgagtgtatctgtgtgtctgcatCTCTGGGGGTCTTACTGCGGTAGCCCCGGTTGCGGCGCAGGTTCCCCTGGTGGTCGGTGCTGCTGGAGATGTTGAGGATGTTCTTCATGTTCTCATGCTCCTCCTGGGCCGGCTCTGGATCTACAGGCCTGGAGACAAGGGAGGGGCTGTCCTGGGACTGGGGAGAGACCGCACCAGAGAACTTCTCCGTCTGAGAAGGGGGGAggacagaaagggagggagagggaaagagcgagagtgtgagagagggagggagtgtgagagagagaaaaagagcgagagagcgagagagaaaaagagcgagagagcgagagagcgagagagagaaaaagagagagagcgaaaaagagcaagagagcgagagagaaaaagagcgagagagcgagagagagagaggcagcatgGATTCAGACACTGGTGTAAAAGGTAGGAGGAGTGTAATGACTTCTGAAATCCACTTTGCATTTTAAATGAGAAAATGTCAATGTGTGAAGCCAGTTTTAATAAAACCAGGTTTAATAAAGCCTTAGTGTGGTTTAATAAAACCAGGTTTAATAAAGCCAGGTTTAATAAAGCCATAGTGTGGTTTAATAAAGCCAGGTTTAATAAAGCCATAGTGTGGTTTAATAAAGCCAGGTTTAATAAAGCCATAGTGGGGTTTAATAAAGCCAGGTTTAATAAAGCCATAGTGGGGTTTAATAAAGCCATAGTGTGGTTTAATAAAGCCAGGTTCAATAAAGCCATTGTGTGGTTCAATCTTGCTCTACCatcccctacccctaccctctacccctacccccaGACCTagccctaccctctacccccagacctagccctaccctctacccctaccctctacccccagacctagccctaccctctaccccctagccccaaacctagccctaccctctatccccagACCTAGCCCTACCCCCTAGCCCCAgacctaccctctaccctctacccctacccccaAACCTagccctaccctctacccccagacCTAGCCCTACCCCCTAGCCCCAGacctaccctctacccctacccccaGACCTagccctaccctctacccccagaccgagccctaccctctacccctaccctcaACCCCCAGACCTAGCCCTATCCTCTAGCCCCAGAcctacccctaccctctacccccagacCTAGCCCCAGACCtacccccctaccctctacccctaccctctacccctaccctctacccctacccccaGACCTAcaccctaccctctacccctaccctctaccccaaCCCCCTAGCCCCAGACCTACACCCCAGACCCACCTCAGTGATCATCTTTCCCCTGGTCTTGGTGCGTTCCCTGTGGGTAGCCCGCTTGTGTTTCTGGGTCAGGACCCTCTCCCTGGTGGTCCGGTACTCCAGAGAAAACTCACTGATAATCTTACAAAAGTGGGTGACTTTAGTGTCCCGAACAGAGTAGGATGGCTGACCTAGGTACAGCAGGAAGGAATGGaacctgagagaaagagagagaggggtagggagagagaaagagagagaggggtagggagagagaaagagagagaggggtagggagagagaaagagagagaggggtagatagagagaaagagagagaggggtagatagagagagagagagggatagagagaaagagagagagggatagggagagagaaagagagggatagggagagagaaagaggggtagggagagagaaagagaggtagggagagagaaagagaggggtagggagagagaaagagaggggagagaaatagaggggagagaaagagaggggtagggagagagaaagagaggtagggagagagaaagagaggtagggagagagagagaaagagagagagggatagggagagagaaagagagagggatagggagagagaaagagagggatagggagaaagaaagagagggatagggagaaagaaagaaagaaagagagggatagggagagagaaagagggggatagggagagagaaagagggggatagggagagagaaagagggggatagggagagagaaagagggggatagggagagaaagagaggtagggagagagaaaggggtagggagagagaaagagaggtagggagagagaaagagaggtagggagagagaaagagaggtagggagagagaaagagaggtagggagagagaaagaggtagggagagagaaagaggggtagggagagagaaagagagaggggtagggagagagaaagagagaggggtagggagagagaaagaggggagagcgagggagagaggggtttTAGAGGGTAAGGGGATATTTCATGTGTATGGTTGTAGTTAGAAGTATGGAATGACTTTCCGTCATGTAAGCCAATTACCTACATCATTATTCAACTAGAAATCCTCTTTCCTGTTTATGTGTCTCAGTGAATGTGGTTTGTTATAAAAGGCTCCACATctagggctctgtgtgtgtgtgtgtgtctagtgtgtgtcctgtgtgtgtgtgtgtgtgtaagtcaccTGTTGATGATGCGTCTGTGAACCACCTTCAGGATGATAATCCTCTCTGTACAGTCTTTAAGGAAGTCGGTCAACTTGTTCTTCAGGACAGCCTTGGTCTCGTGTTTAGACATCACCTTTAGATTGTCCCACGATGTCTTACACTTCCTCTCCAGCTGAACCAGGTTATCTGACAGCTGCTCAAACTCCACCTGGAGacggggagacagagggacagacagcgaGGGACGgccggacagacagagacagggggacagacagGGGGACAGACAGCGAGGGACGgccggacagacagagagagacagacagagggacagacagagagtgtgagaCAGAGTTTAACACAACAGGTCCATTGTATCATTCTGactagtcagcatttcactgtaaaggtctactacacctgttgtattcagcatttcactgtaaggtctactacacctgttgtattcagcatttcactgtgaggtctactacacctgttgtattcagcatttcactgtgaggtctactacacctgttgtattcagcatttcactgtgaggtctactacacctgttgtattcagcatttcactgtaaggtctactacacctgttgtattcagcatttcactgtgaggtctactacacctgttgtattcagcatttcactgtaaggtctactacacctgttgtattcagcatttcactgtgaggtctacacctgttgtattcagcatttcactgtaaaggtctacacctgttgtattcagcatttcactgtaaggtctactacacctgttgtattcagcatttcactgtaaggtctactacacctgttgtattcagcatttcactgtaaggtctactacacctgttgtattcagcatttcactgtaaggtctactacacctgttgtatttagcatttcactgtaaggtctactacacctgttgtattcagcatttcactgtaaggtctcctacacctgttgtatttggcgcatgtgactaataaaatgttgaTTTGATTTTTTGCTGCTTCATAGAACCTACAACCCAAATAAGCATGTCCTAATTAAACTAGATCAAACTATATTTAAATCCCATGAATCTGTGGGGGGGACAGAGCAGAGAGTCATTGATTtccatagagcactacttttacCCAGGGTCCCCCCCCGTCTACAGGGAGTCTTACTTTAGCAGAGCGTGTGATGGAGGGGATCTCAGAATAGACATCGGAGGTGTCCGTGTAGTTGTCTACTATGAAGTTACAGGTGTGATGGAGCAGAGACTGTCTGTGGACCGTATCCTTCACCTCGGTTACCTTCTCCAAGTAGTTCAGCTCAAAACCtttagcctgcagagagagacagagccagggggggacagagagagggacagacagagggacagagccaGGGgagcacagacagagggacagagccaggggggacagagagagggacagagccaggggggacagagagagggacagagccaggggggacaaagagagggacagagccagGGGGGAGACAGAGCCAGGGGGGAAGACAGAGCCAGGGGGGAGACAGAGCCAGGGGGGAGACAGAGTCAGGGGGAGACAGAGCCAGGGGggacaaagagagggacagagccaggggggacggacagagagagggggggacagagagacagagccagagggagggtgacagagagacagagggtgacagagagagagggagggtgacagagagagagggagggtgacagagagggagggagggtgacagagagggagggagggtgacagagagggagggagggtgacagagagggagggagggtgacagagagagagacagagagagggggggacagagccagggggagacagagccagggggggggggggagggacagagagacagagccagagggagggtgacagagagagagggagggtgacagagagagagggagagacagagcgagacagatggGCAGACAGAaaatcagacagacaggcgaTATGACAGTCAGAGGTAAACTACATTAGACTCAAAACTACAACAATCAACCCATCTAACAATAAACAGTAAATATACTCTACTGAACCGTTTCCTCCTTCCCCCTTCAGGATAAACATCTTCTAACCAGCTTAACCAACTCAAAGTCATTGTGAAGCCAAGTCATTGTGAAGCCAAGTCATTGTGAAGCCAAGTCATTGTGAAGTCAAGTCATTGTGAAGCCAAGTCATTGTAAAGTCAAGTCATTGTAAAGTCAAGTCATTGTAAAGCCAAGTCATTGTGAAGCCAAGTCATTGTGAAGCCAAGTCATTGTGAAGCCAAGTCATTGTGAAGCCATAAGGCAGGTGATTTGTACCAAGGCATTAAAGCTTTCTGCTCCAGACAGCACGTCGTTCCTGTATCAACTGTGGGTTCAATCTAATCCCTTCACTCATTGAAATTGTTACAAAGTGTATAAAAACTATTCTAATAAAGGCACCAGTTGGATGAAGATTCTCCAAACTTTTATAATCCAACAATTATTAACTGAATTATAGCACAGATACTGATTGGAGTTTAAGGGATTTTGGTAGGAATTGAGGTTTTGAATTTGTCGTCAAATATtgagaagaaaaaatatatatatatatgagtgcatatttttttatatatatatatttttatatatgagtgcatatttttttatatatatattttattgtatCAGGTATATTTTGTGTTGGAATAAAGAACATTATTTGTGCCTCATTTGCATAAATACACCAGGTGTATTTTATTTGCATATATTATTAAATTAACAAACATTTCAACTGTATTAAATTATTACTTTTTTAATTTTAATGAAATAAAGTTCTTTCTTGTGATGTGGAGACGATGTGTTAAATCCCTGACTAAGTTTTACCGTTCTGATTCAACGGGAAAGACAAACGTATTCCATTGACACCATTTCCGGGGTGTTTTTCGACAGGTCATTATACAAACATTTCCGCGGTCGTAACGTTACGTGACAAGTGGATTTTTTTTGCACCCCACCTCAAACACAGgaagtagatgttttttgcacccCCCTCAAACACAGGAAGTAGATATTTTTTGCACCCCACCTCAAACACAGGAAGTAGATATTTTTTGCACCCCACCTCAAACACAGGAAGTAAATGTTTTTTGCACCCCCTCAAACACAGgaagtagatgttttttgcaccccctcaaacacaggaagtagatgttttttgcaccccctcaaacacaggaagtagatgttttttgcacccCCCCTCAAACACAGGAAGTAGATGTTTTTTTGCACCCCACCTCAAACACAGGAAGTAGATGTCTGAAAAAGACAGCTCCTCAGGTGGGCGGGTTTATGCACACTTGCTAGTCCACTTGAGGTGATATTTTTACATTGTTGTACGATACGAGGCCTTACATTCCTAATGCCCTAtatagccctatgggccctggtcaacagtagtgcaccactatacagggaacagggttccatttgggacgcagaggaaGAAGAACACACTTACACTGGTACTGTTGAGGAAGTTTCCAATGGCCAAAAGCGTTGCTAGGATGCGCTTAAAGGTTTTGTTTTTGGCGAGCTGCTCCATGCCTAGTTTCAGGTCGAAGAGAGGCTCAGCTATCTCCTGTACAGAGACGAAGAGAAGAGATGAACGACATTCAGGGGAAAGAGAGACTCAGCTATCTCCTGTACAGAGACAAATAGATTAATAACATTCAGGGGGAAGAGAGGCTCAGATATCTCCTGCACAGAGACGAAGAAATTAACAACATTCAGGGGGAAGAGAGACTCAGCTATCTCCTGCACAGAGACAAAGAGATTAACAACATTCAGGGGGAAACAAACTGCATCAAACAGGCTCGGCAGTCAGTGAGGATTCACAGTCCACTACACTAGTGCTGCACATGATGACTGGAGATGTAGGATACTCATGGTCCCACATTCCATGGACCCTTATCAGTTTCTGAATGAGGCACGAGGACTATTCCATAATGAGAGCAGAACACTAGCCTGGGCCCAGATCAGTTTCTGAATGAGGCACGTGGACTATTCCATAATGAGAGCAGAACACTAGCCTGGGCCCAGATCAGTTTCTGAATGAGGCACGAAGACTATTCCATAATGAGACTAGTAGAACACTAGCCTGGGCCCAGATCAGTTTCTGAATGAGGCACGAGGACTATTCCATAATGAGACTAGCAGAACAGACTGCATCCAAGGCCAGATGCTTTAGGAATACAGAGCCCCCCTGATCCTACCTTCTCCAGGGTTTCATAGTTGAGTTTGAAGGCCCAGAGCTGTAGTCGAGCGCTGAGGCCACTGATGGACGATAGGGTGAGGAGAAACTGTTCTGCTGAGCCCAGGGGGACGTCGGGGTTAGCCAGCTGAGCCTCCTGGATCTTCTGCTTCTCCTCCTCACTAGGAGTCATCGTCAGGATTTTCTACAAGACAACAGATGACTGGAGTTAGAGGCATGGATTTtctagaggaggaagagagagagggggatgactggaAAAGATGACTGGAGTCATGGATTTTTCTAGAGGGGGATGACTGGAAAAGATGACTGGAGTCATGGATTTTCTAGAGGGGGAAGAAAGTGGGGGATGACTGGAGGCATGGATTTtctagaggaggaagagagagagggatgactggAGTCATGGATTTtctagaggaggaagagagagagggggatgactggaACAGAGGACTAGAGTCATAGATTTGTACCACAGACAAAGGAAAATCAGAGGACTAAGAAAGTGTGAGTAGTAGACATTttgttatttaaaaataaaaaaggtgcTTTGTTGACAGAGAGATTTTCAGGTATACCGTCATTGACAGTAAACACAAATTCATCTACACTAGAGAAATAGTGTAGTTCTCCCCCTGAACCCTTCGCAGGTCACTGATGTTCTATGTCAGAATGCACTGATCCTGGTGTAAACAGCCCTACAGATCCTGTTCAGTTGTAACTGTAACGGTAACAGCCCCACCCAGTGGTGAAAAGACAGTATCACCTCGATGCCTTCCTTGTTGATGGCAAACTCGTCAAAGTTGAGGATGGCGGTCTTGATGACGTGGACAGCCGGTAGTACGGTCATTCCGATGTTGATGGCGTTGCTCCTCTTAGAATCTAACACCAGTATCTCTGCCTTCTTCACTTCTGCTCCTTTCTGCAAGGACGAACGACATAGAAAAGATTTACAATTCTCCAGTCAGTTCTCCAGTCAGTTCTCCAGTCAATTCTCCAGTCAATTCTCCAGTCAATTCTCCAGTCAATTCTCCAGTCAATTCTCCAGTCAATTTACCTGTTAATTAAGCAGTCAATTCACCAGTCAATTCACCAGTCAATTCACCAACAGAGAATACAGTTAATATTGCTTTTACTTCATTCCTGCTTTACAGTACTTGAGACAGCTTTACATAAtttacacaggcagtccaattGACATATTTTGCCAATTATTTAggcatatctgatattttccctTCATGTGTAAATGGCAACAAAAACACATGGAATCTGATCTTTTGATTTCTGAGCTGATGTAAATCACCTCACCTTTAGAGCCACGGGGAGCTCCTTGGCCTTGGACTCAAACAGGTGTTCCAGCTTGGCCGTATCCACGGTGACCTTATCCAGCGATGCCCACACCGTCCCGCGTCCGAATTTACACTTCCTGggactgtctgactgtttgagtTCTTTCCAGAACAACTTGACCGTCTTTCTCTTCTTGGCAAAGGCCGGGTCTGGAggctgggaggaagaggaggagaaaggtggAGGGGGAGCtccaggaggagggggaggaagaggggagcagAGACCTCCACCCGGTgggggaagaggtggaggagggggactCAGACACGGAgccccaggaggaggaggaggaggagggggtggaggagcggAGGCTAGTCCAGGcataggtggaggaggaggtgggacgccaccaccaccaccactggccCGACCAACACCCACGTCAAAGACATCCACGTCCAGAacatctatatcctcctcctccatgaGGTCAGAGAAGTCCAGGTCTTTAATCTTCAGAGCTTTGGAGCTGGGTTGGAGCAGGTCCCAGGcgtcagtctgtctgtccctggtcAGAGGGGTCATCTGGGTTCTCTCTAGGTTTCGGGAGTGGGTCTCTGCATCGATGCTGTACTGCGGACGGACACGCCGGTTCTGCTGCTCCTCTGCCAGCCTGGCCCGCGCTGCCTGGGCACTGCCACCCAGACCCTGCAGCTCTGCCCTCCTGAAACTGTTGTCCTCGCTGGGTAGAGGCTGGGCCTGGTGGGCCTGGGGGAAAACGACCAGTTAGTTCATCAAGGCCATCTGGATCGATTACAAAATGTGGCAATCGAAAGATTTCAAATTTGAATGATATTTTCCAAAAGCTGGACAGATATAAGtttaaattaaaataaacacaATGCTGTTTTTTAATTCAGCATCcccccctgctatagatcagtcagCATGTGTTCATCTCTGCTATAGATGTCTGTATCTGTTCAATAAAGTCAGAACATTTCATTGAAAAGAAAACCCAGACACTAATTAATTCCTACCTTGAGGTTAGATAGACGCTCCTTCACACTGCTACCAGCCCTGCCCAGCCCTCTGTGATCCTCTGGCTCTCCGGAGAGGCTCTCCTCGGGGTCAGGGTCGGTGCCTGACGGGCTCTTCAGGGGACCGGCTGAGAAGTTCTTGGCGTAAAGCATGTTCAGCATGAACTTCTTCTCATTGGAGATGGTGTTCTGTTGGACACTGACACCTACAGGACAGGAGGGAAGGACAACTGCATGTTACGATCATCCTATTCACACACAtagcattatatatatatatatacatatatatacactgctcaaaaaaataaagggaacacttaaacaacacaatgtaactccaagtcaatcacacttctgtgcaatcaaactgtccacttaggaagcaagactgattgacaataaatttcacatgctgttgtgcaaatggaatagacaacaggtggaaattataggcaattagcaagacacccccaataaaggagtggttcagcaggtggggaccacagaccacttctcagttcctatgcttcctggctgatgttttggtcacttttgaatgctggcggtgctttcactctagtggtagcatgagacagagtctacaacccacacaagtggctcaggtagtgcagctcatccaggatggcacatcaatgcgagctgtggcaagaaggtttgctttgTCTGTCAGCTTAGTGTCCAGAGcttggaggcgctaccaggagacaggccagtacatcaggagacgtggaggaggccgtaggagggcaacaacccagcagcaggaccgctaactccgcctttgtgcaaggaggagcaggagaagcactgccagagccctgcaaaatgacttccagcaggccacaaatgttcatgtgtctgctcaaacggtcagaaacagactccatgagggtggtatgagggcccgacgtccacaggtgggggttgtgcttacagcccaacaccgtgcaggacgtttggcatttgccagagaacaccaagattggcaaattcgccactggcgccctgtgctcttcacagatgaaagcaggttcacactgagcacgtgacagacgtgacagagtctggagaggccgtggagaacgttctgctgcctgcaacattctccagcatgaccggtttggcggtgggttagtcatggtgtggggtggcatttctttggggggctgcacagccctccatgtgctcgccagaggtagcctgactgccaataggtaccgaaatgagatcctcagaccccttgtgagaccatatgctggtgcggttggccctgggttcctcctaatgcaagaca
It encodes:
- the LOC106562854 gene encoding FH1/FH2 domain-containing protein 1 isoform X6; amino-acid sequence: MAIITCRVQYLEDSDPFVCTNFPEPRRPPPYDLDENIALIEQIAGVHKLLEAPLKLEECALQMAPNGNYLDLDLSLGEQKDDVEQLYDDVAKGKKPILILRTQLSVRVHSILEKLYNSHGPELRRSLFSLKQLFQDDKDLVPEFVNSEGLMCFIKVGVEADHNYQNYILRALSQIMLFVDGMNGVIDHNDTVQWLYTLSGSLSRLVVKTALKLLIVFVEYTELNSPLLIQAVNTVDGKRGVKPWSYLTEILEEKNGTDTELFILTMNLINKTLASLPDQDSFYDVTDCLEQQGMEHIMHKHMSSKVTEPDLKQQFTIYERALRHEDGEMDAAPHIRKERRKVTASEQEGRRNRRSSAQNLPDILSSSSPTTSNTIALSSSSSPTTSNTISLSSSSSTPLSPSTSSPFSPTSSTLSPSTSSPFSPTSSSTLSPSTTSPFSPSSSSPSNSPTAGLSRTTSPLPSSSPSHSSSPLTPTSSPSDSGSQRSSPLPPPEVTNGTAASPSPTEQEPKATANLPSPTDLAGPEKQQQPQTVREQLGNKTERNTFSPEDCNVNMDKPVLRKFQGTFLRNLVATQWEKTSRSQHEKLQDKLSQDDPIVTSPRAEEETSSADSSPSTPTEAPFQASGSETEPELHAGGQVSGETGPIQSALEQPHPADTQATHNDPGVSVQQNTISNEKKFMLNMLYAKNFSAGPLKSPSGTDPDPEESLSGEPEDHRGLGRAGSSVKERLSNLKAHQAQPLPSEDNSFRRAELQGLGGSAQAARARLAEEQQNRRVRPQYSIDAETHSRNLERTQMTPLTRDRQTDAWDLLQPSSKALKIKDLDFSDLMEEEDIDVLDVDVFDVGVGRASGGGGGVPPPPPPMPGLASAPPPPPPPPPPGAPCLSPPPPPLPPPGGGLCSPLPPPPPGAPPPPFSSSSSQPPDPAFAKKRKTVKLFWKELKQSDSPRKCKFGRGTVWASLDKVTVDTAKLEHLFESKAKELPVALKKGAEVKKAEILVLDSKRSNAINIGMTVLPAVHVIKTAILNFDEFAINKEGIEKILTMTPSEEEKQKIQEAQLANPDVPLGSAEQFLLTLSSISGLSARLQLWAFKLNYETLEKEIAEPLFDLKLGMEQLAKNKTFKRILATLLAIGNFLNSTSAKGFELNYLEKVTEVKDTVHRQSLLHHTCNFIVDNYTDTSDVYSEIPSITRSAKVEFEQLSDNLVQLERKCKTSWDNLKVMSKHETKAVLKNKLTDFLKDCTERIIILKVVHRRIINRFHSFLLYLGQPSYSVRDTKVTHFCKIISEFSLEYRTTRERVLTQKHKRATHRERTKTRGKMITETEKFSGAVSPQSQDSPSLVSRPVDPEPAQEEHENMKNILNISSSTDHQGNLRRNRGYRSLGPVSPSQMSVAKEDSASSQDDATDEIMDRLVKSVTRNPTERPSSPKTRKRSRLNRKSLRRTLKSGLSVDVVQALGLSNKTGDKL